Proteins encoded by one window of Pseudonocardia alni:
- the dusB gene encoding tRNA dihydrouridine synthase DusB, which yields MLPPLRIGPFEVDTPVVLAPMAGITNPGFRRLCREQGAGYYVCEMITARGLVEKNPLTFRMIAFDADEHPRSMQLYGVDPVSMQRAAEMIVERDLADHIDMNFGCPVPKVTRRGGGAALPFKRELFRRIVRAAVTGAGDRPVTVKMRIGIDDEHHTHLEAARIAVDEGAVAVALHARTAAQRYSGTADWDEIARLRDAVPAHVPVLGNGDIFSAQDALDMVARTGCDGVVVGRGCLGRPWLFGDLEAAFAGRELPAPPNLGQVAATLRRHAVLLCEHMGDHKGIRDVRKHIAWYLKGFPVGPELRRSLGMVESIDHLDELLSGLDPDEPFPADADGPRGRQGSPGRVVLPEHWLDDPDDPSIPFGADVEHSGG from the coding sequence GTGCTGCCGCCGTTGCGCATCGGCCCGTTCGAGGTCGACACCCCCGTGGTGCTCGCGCCGATGGCCGGCATCACCAACCCCGGGTTCCGCCGTCTGTGCCGTGAGCAGGGCGCCGGCTACTACGTCTGCGAGATGATCACCGCTCGCGGGCTGGTCGAGAAGAACCCGCTGACGTTCCGCATGATCGCCTTCGACGCGGACGAGCACCCCCGCTCGATGCAGCTCTACGGCGTCGACCCGGTGTCGATGCAGCGGGCCGCGGAGATGATCGTCGAGCGGGACCTGGCCGACCACATCGACATGAACTTCGGCTGCCCGGTCCCCAAGGTCACCCGTCGTGGTGGCGGAGCGGCGCTGCCGTTCAAGCGGGAGCTGTTCCGCCGGATCGTGCGGGCCGCGGTCACCGGCGCCGGGGACCGCCCGGTCACCGTGAAGATGCGCATCGGTATCGACGACGAGCACCACACCCACCTCGAGGCCGCGCGGATCGCCGTCGACGAGGGCGCCGTCGCCGTCGCGCTGCACGCCCGCACCGCCGCCCAGCGCTACTCCGGCACCGCGGACTGGGACGAGATCGCCCGGCTGCGCGACGCCGTCCCGGCGCACGTCCCGGTCCTGGGCAACGGTGACATCTTCTCCGCGCAGGACGCCCTGGACATGGTCGCCCGGACCGGCTGCGACGGCGTCGTGGTCGGCCGGGGCTGCCTGGGCCGGCCGTGGCTGTTCGGGGACCTGGAGGCCGCGTTCGCCGGCCGCGAGTTGCCCGCCCCGCCGAACCTGGGCCAGGTCGCCGCGACGCTGCGCCGGCACGCCGTGCTGCTGTGCGAGCACATGGGCGACCACAAGGGCATCCGCGACGTGCGCAAGCACATCGCCTGGTACCTCAAGGGCTTCCCGGTCGGCCCGGAGCTGCGGCGCAGCCTCGGGATGGTGGAGTCGATCGATCACCTCGACGAGCTGCTGTCCGGGCTGGACCCGGACGAGCCGTTCCCGGCCGACGCCGACGGTCCGCGCGGGCGCCAGGGGTCACCCGGTCGCGTCGTGCTGCCCGAGCACTGGCTCGACGACCCGGACGACCCGTCGATCCCCTTCGGGGCGGACGTGGAGCACTCCGGAGGTTGA
- a CDS encoding superoxide dismutase family protein, which produces MIHVRSVASIALLGAAALVLTACGGSGDGERSQSAATRVSATFAQGGEGPAHTYDAALVPAGSTVEVTSAEQDGSTVTTLRVSGLVPNRTYGAHAHTKPCTAAAGTDAGPHYQFSEDPVTPSVDPSYANPMNEIWLDVTTDANGAGESTSTVPWVFPDDRRAESVVLHEEPTATHAGHAGTAGGRPGCITVDF; this is translated from the coding sequence ATGATCCACGTACGCTCCGTCGCCTCGATCGCCCTGCTCGGCGCCGCTGCGCTCGTCCTCACCGCCTGCGGCGGCAGCGGCGACGGCGAGCGGTCGCAGAGCGCCGCGACCCGGGTCTCCGCGACGTTCGCCCAGGGCGGCGAGGGACCCGCCCACACCTACGACGCCGCGCTGGTCCCGGCCGGCTCGACCGTCGAGGTCACCAGCGCCGAGCAGGACGGCTCGACCGTCACCACGCTGCGGGTGAGCGGTCTGGTGCCGAACCGGACCTATGGCGCGCACGCGCACACGAAGCCCTGCACCGCGGCCGCGGGCACCGACGCGGGCCCGCACTACCAGTTCTCCGAGGACCCGGTGACGCCGAGCGTCGACCCGTCCTACGCGAACCCGATGAACGAGATCTGGCTCGACGTGACCACCGACGCGAACGGCGCCGGCGAGTCGACCAGCACCGTCCCGTGGGTCTTCCCGGACGACCGGCGAGCGGAGTCCGTGGTCCTCCACGAGGAGCCGACCGCCACCCACGCCGGGCACGCGGGCACCGCGGGCGGACGCCCCGGCTGCATCACCGTCGACTTCTGA